The following are encoded together in the Oceanobacillus zhaokaii genome:
- a CDS encoding YtzH-like family protein yields the protein MTLNVNNLLTLLQDILDEQAGDNTGEVSEYQQIKRLVKNMMANNQITDDQLLQLLPEIYNYGREGEIAQNVPEHITTNIDNIQTWISAIEQLDTK from the coding sequence ATGACACTTAATGTAAATAATCTATTAACATTATTACAGGACATTTTAGACGAACAGGCTGGTGACAATACTGGTGAAGTATCGGAATACCAGCAAATAAAACGTCTTGTCAAAAATATGATGGCAAATAACCAGATTACAGATGATCAATTGTTACAGCTGCTTCCGGAAATTTACAATTACGGAAGAGAAGGCGAAATCGCCCAAAATGTACCGGAGCACATTACAACTAATATCGATAATATTCAAACCTGGATAAGTGCAATAGAACAACTAGACACTAAATAG
- a CDS encoding pseudouridine synthase — translation MRLDKLLANMGYGSRKDVKALMKKKLVTVNDAIVKDGSVHVNPEADFIKVNEKTVTYKKYIYLLMNKPQGVISATTDTRDKTVIDLLADDMKHFNPFPVGRLDKDTEGLLLITNDGDLAHQLVSPNKNVGKTYFAKIQGKVSAEDVEKFRNGVTLEDGYQAKPAELTILNSEAVSEIEVTITEGKYHQVKRMFEAVDKKVIYLQRLSMGLLELDRSLALGSYRELNEMELEYCLSLK, via the coding sequence TTGCGCCTTGATAAATTATTGGCCAATATGGGCTATGGCAGCAGGAAAGATGTAAAGGCATTAATGAAAAAAAAATTAGTTACAGTAAATGATGCCATTGTTAAAGACGGAAGCGTCCATGTAAATCCAGAAGCAGATTTCATAAAAGTGAATGAAAAGACTGTAACATACAAAAAATATATATATCTGTTAATGAATAAACCTCAAGGCGTTATTTCAGCGACTACAGATACAAGAGATAAAACGGTAATTGATCTTTTAGCGGATGATATGAAACATTTCAATCCGTTTCCAGTAGGTCGACTAGATAAAGATACAGAAGGCTTACTATTAATTACGAATGATGGTGACCTCGCACATCAATTGGTATCCCCGAATAAAAATGTGGGGAAAACCTATTTTGCAAAGATCCAAGGAAAAGTATCAGCAGAAGACGTTGAAAAGTTTCGAAATGGGGTCACACTAGAAGATGGTTATCAAGCAAAGCCAGCTGAATTGACCATTTTAAACAGTGAAGCAGTATCAGAAATTGAAGTAACGATAACTGAGGGGAAATATCATCAAGTAAAGCGAATGTTTGAGGCTGTAGACAAAAAGGTGATTTATTTACAAAGGCTTTCTATGGGGCTTTTAGAACTTGATCGTTCACTTGCACTAGGTTCTTATCGGGAATTGAATGAAATGGAGTTAGAATACTGTTTATCACTTAAATGA
- the trmB gene encoding tRNA (guanosine(46)-N7)-methyltransferase TrmB: protein MRQRHKPWADEFLQENNHLVVPRATDHRQNWQKVFGNDKPIHLEVGTGKGQFLIGMAKQYPEVNFIGIEISKSVIVSAAEKVLASGLDNILLLNEDASDLREMFGENEIATLYLNFSDPWPKNRHEKRRLTYQSFLEQYEEILEQDGELIFKTDNRGLFEYSLVSFTDYGMKLQEVNLDLHAINDETNVMTEYEEKFSSKGQVIYRCRARFGNSSI, encoded by the coding sequence ATGCGTCAACGACATAAACCTTGGGCAGATGAATTTTTACAAGAAAATAATCATCTTGTTGTCCCAAGGGCAACAGATCATCGCCAGAATTGGCAAAAGGTATTTGGGAATGATAAGCCAATCCACTTGGAAGTTGGTACTGGAAAAGGACAATTTTTAATTGGGATGGCAAAACAATATCCAGAAGTAAATTTCATCGGAATTGAGATTTCAAAAAGCGTTATCGTTTCAGCAGCAGAAAAAGTGTTAGCTTCTGGATTAGATAATATTTTATTATTAAATGAAGATGCCAGCGACCTGCGTGAAATGTTTGGAGAAAATGAAATAGCTACTCTTTATTTAAATTTTTCAGACCCATGGCCAAAGAATCGCCATGAGAAAAGAAGATTAACATACCAGTCATTCTTAGAGCAATACGAAGAAATACTTGAGCAGGATGGGGAACTTATCTTTAAAACGGATAATCGAGGATTGTTTGAATATTCGCTTGTTAGCTTCACTGACTATGGTATGAAATTGCAGGAAGTAAATCTAGATCTACATGCGATTAACGATGAAACAAATGTCATGACGGAATATGAAGAAAAGTTCTCGTCTAAAGGACAAGTTATTTACCGCTGCAGGGCAAGATTCGGTAATAGTTCAATCTAA
- a CDS encoding phosphotransferase family protein, with protein sequence MLEWLERALGDGWKLTPAGGLTGEAFFATKNDKRLFLKRNSSPFLAVLSAEGIVPKLIWTRRMENGDVITAQEWLDGRELKPADMQHQRVANLLNKIHHSTELLHMLMRLGIKPVTSEDMFIKIQEQVNRLELLNRYEDVRLALTYLERLLPKTRNQKLVVCHSDLNHNNLLLSKDGKIYLIDWDNASIADPASDFGMVLKWYIPRENWVEWLEKYGVAKDNYLQERMYWYLLHDSLHYLCWHLERKEPIKVMERLRDLHELNEQVEQLFSV encoded by the coding sequence ATGTTGGAATGGCTTGAGCGTGCGTTAGGGGATGGCTGGAAATTAACACCAGCTGGTGGATTAACAGGGGAAGCATTTTTCGCTACAAAGAATGATAAACGATTATTCTTAAAACGAAATTCTTCACCGTTTTTAGCTGTACTCTCTGCTGAAGGTATTGTCCCCAAACTAATATGGACTAGACGGATGGAAAACGGGGATGTAATTACTGCACAAGAATGGCTTGATGGAAGAGAATTAAAGCCAGCAGATATGCAACATCAACGCGTAGCAAATTTATTAAACAAGATTCACCATTCCACTGAATTATTGCACATGCTCATGCGATTAGGAATAAAGCCAGTGACTTCAGAGGATATGTTTATTAAGATACAGGAACAAGTAAATAGATTAGAACTGCTTAATCGTTATGAAGATGTTAGGTTGGCATTAACCTATCTTGAACGACTATTACCTAAGACACGTAATCAAAAACTAGTTGTGTGTCATAGTGACTTAAATCATAATAATTTATTGCTATCTAAGGATGGAAAGATTTATTTAATTGATTGGGATAATGCATCGATAGCAGATCCAGCCTCCGATTTCGGGATGGTGCTTAAATGGTACATTCCCCGAGAAAATTGGGTTGAATGGCTAGAAAAATATGGAGTGGCAAAAGATAACTATCTGCAGGAACGCATGTATTGGTATCTTTTGCATGATTCACTCCATTATTTATGCTGGCATTTAGAGCGTAAGGAACCAATTAAAGTTATGGAAAGATTAAGGGACTTACATGAATTAAATGAACAAGTGGAACAGCTATTTAGTGTCTAG
- a CDS encoding diacylglycerol/lipid kinase family protein yields the protein MHIFIINPRAGNGRAKRTFSKITKSELYQNLKSTYYFTRYPGHAEEIAKHVSEDSEPEAIIVIGGDGTIHEVLNGLENSSVPVAFIPGGSGNDFARGCNIKGSPVEVLHDIIKSKKDSPYWIGNYKQDDMPVRKFVNSIGFGFDAQIADTVNKSFYKNIFNRLGIGTFSYVIALIQVLIHFKPMTIVVDINQQKRKITNCWMVTTGNHPYYGGGMKIMPNAKIQPNILPILIIQDISKWKVLSLFITVFIGKHQMFKEVEILETTGFTIVSDQELFYQVDGQTDTCRTCIVSKQEEVVKLKGTNIR from the coding sequence ATGCACATATTTATTATTAATCCAAGGGCTGGTAATGGGCGTGCAAAGCGAACCTTTTCAAAAATTACCAAGAGCGAGCTCTATCAAAATTTAAAAAGTACTTACTACTTTACGAGATATCCTGGTCATGCAGAAGAAATTGCGAAACACGTTAGTGAAGATTCTGAGCCTGAAGCTATCATCGTCATTGGCGGAGACGGTACTATTCATGAAGTACTTAATGGGTTAGAAAATAGTAGTGTTCCAGTTGCTTTTATTCCAGGAGGTTCTGGTAATGATTTCGCAAGGGGATGTAATATTAAAGGTTCACCAGTAGAAGTCTTACATGATATTATTAAAAGTAAGAAAGATAGTCCATATTGGATAGGAAATTATAAACAGGATGATATGCCTGTAAGAAAATTTGTAAATTCGATTGGTTTCGGATTTGATGCACAAATAGCGGATACAGTTAATAAATCATTTTATAAAAATATATTTAATCGTTTAGGTATTGGCACATTCAGTTATGTAATTGCACTTATTCAAGTATTAATACATTTTAAACCAATGACTATTGTAGTCGATATTAATCAGCAAAAGAGAAAAATTACTAACTGCTGGATGGTCACTACAGGGAATCATCCTTATTATGGCGGGGGCATGAAGATAATGCCCAATGCAAAAATTCAGCCAAATATTTTACCAATTTTAATCATTCAAGATATTTCAAAATGGAAGGTGCTATCATTATTTATCACCGTGTTTATTGGGAAACATCAGATGTTTAAAGAAGTGGAAATATTAGAAACAACTGGGTTTACAATTGTTTCTGATCAGGAACTGTTTTATCAAGTAGATGGTCAGACAGATACTTGCAGGACTTGTATTGTATCTAAACAAGAAGAAGTCGTTAAGTTGAAAGGGACAAACATAAGATAG
- a CDS encoding NERD domain-containing protein codes for MIKLQDYISRYEWDTYRYPTQYIRLKNDNWKKLYQRWTDPETENAKIDEVIPEFESTKSRFAKIKNLVKKNKVIEQTEQPIERKETITLPDTEEELKQFFLNKLFSFQLKWATSTVTHISFVDETYYRDSRLIYLLQRFPDTFLIMYHPIFNIKNAPMESEIILITPVGVEIIYIIEEKPDAVIMAGDERTWSIKYKTGESKMLSPLIALKRTEKVVKSILHSYDIDDFVVKKTVLSKTNAVLFATEPYQTKIIDKDKYKRWFEARRRLSSPLKNRQLKVAELLLRHCKSTSMRRPEWDEGGNPSMFVDLED; via the coding sequence TTGATAAAACTACAGGATTATATTTCGCGTTATGAATGGGATACATACAGATACCCCACGCAGTATATAAGATTAAAAAATGATAATTGGAAGAAGCTTTATCAAAGATGGACCGATCCTGAGACGGAGAATGCGAAAATTGATGAGGTAATCCCAGAATTTGAATCAACCAAATCAAGATTTGCAAAAATAAAAAACTTGGTAAAGAAAAATAAAGTCATAGAACAAACGGAGCAACCGATTGAAAGAAAAGAAACCATTACCTTACCTGATACAGAGGAAGAATTGAAGCAATTTTTTTTAAACAAACTTTTTTCCTTTCAGCTAAAGTGGGCGACATCAACGGTGACACATATCTCTTTCGTGGATGAAACTTATTATCGAGATTCACGGTTAATTTATTTATTACAACGATTTCCAGATACTTTTCTTATCATGTACCATCCGATATTTAATATAAAAAATGCGCCGATGGAGTCAGAGATAATCTTGATAACACCTGTTGGGGTTGAAATTATTTATATTATTGAAGAAAAACCTGATGCAGTTATTATGGCTGGTGATGAGCGGACTTGGTCAATTAAATATAAAACCGGTGAATCGAAAATGTTAAGCCCATTAATTGCCTTAAAACGAACAGAGAAGGTTGTTAAAAGCATCCTGCATTCATATGATATCGATGACTTTGTAGTTAAGAAAACGGTATTATCCAAAACGAATGCAGTTCTATTTGCTACCGAACCTTACCAAACGAAAATTATTGATAAAGATAAGTATAAACGGTGGTTTGAAGCAAGACGCCGATTATCATCTCCACTTAAAAATAGACAATTGAAGGTTGCGGAATTATTATTAAGACATTGCAAATCAACGTCGATGAGGCGACCGGAATGGGATGAAGGGGGCAATCCCTCTATGTTTGTCGACTTGGAGGATTAA
- a CDS encoding SPFH domain-containing protein, whose translation MGFFSSQFSDVVEWEEFRDDMIFWKWTNREIKKGSKLFIRPGQDAIFINNGKIEGIFQDDGEYNIESEIIPFLSTLKGFRFGFNSGLRVEVLFVNTKEFTVKWGTKNPINIPSPTLPGGIPIRANGTFNFKVNDYISLIDNIAGVKRTYLVEDVKIRITSILDQLLMKWITKEGKDMFNLQSNAYEIAKGIQEDLDMEIMNNGMSITGFTIMSFNYPEEIQKMITKSASHGMIGDLGKYQQVSMTDGIASGKVKGGSTASDMTGMMMGMNVANEMMKNMRQQNQESNSQATTQTNQNIPSNNGKKPNFCPNCGEKATGANFCPNCGQKLA comes from the coding sequence ATGGGATTTTTTAGCAGCCAATTTTCTGATGTGGTAGAATGGGAAGAATTTAGAGATGACATGATTTTCTGGAAATGGACAAATAGAGAAATAAAAAAAGGCAGTAAATTATTTATCCGTCCCGGTCAAGATGCAATATTTATTAATAACGGTAAAATTGAAGGTATTTTTCAAGATGATGGCGAATATAACATCGAATCTGAAATCATTCCATTTTTGTCAACATTAAAAGGTTTCCGTTTTGGATTTAATTCTGGCCTTCGAGTCGAAGTCCTATTTGTCAATACGAAAGAATTTACCGTTAAATGGGGAACAAAAAATCCAATCAATATTCCCTCCCCTACCCTTCCTGGTGGCATTCCAATTCGAGCCAATGGAACATTCAACTTTAAAGTAAATGATTACATCTCGTTAATTGATAATATTGCGGGTGTAAAAAGAACTTATCTAGTTGAAGACGTTAAGATAAGGATTACTTCTATTCTTGATCAACTTCTAATGAAGTGGATTACGAAGGAAGGTAAAGATATGTTTAACTTACAATCAAATGCATATGAAATAGCAAAAGGGATTCAGGAAGATCTAGACATGGAAATTATGAATAATGGGATGTCTATAACTGGCTTTACAATTATGAGCTTCAATTATCCTGAGGAAATCCAAAAGATGATTACCAAGTCTGCTTCACACGGCATGATTGGAGACCTTGGCAAGTACCAACAGGTCTCCATGACAGACGGGATTGCTTCTGGAAAAGTTAAGGGCGGAAGCACAGCTTCCGATATGACTGGTATGATGATGGGGATGAATGTTGCAAATGAAATGATGAAAAATATGAGACAACAAAATCAAGAGTCCAATTCACAAGCCACTACTCAAACAAATCAAAATATTCCGAGCAACAATGGAAAAAAACCTAATTTCTGTCCGAACTGCGGAGAAAAAGCAACTGGAGCAAACTTCTGCCCTAACTGCGGCCAGAAATTAGCTTAG
- a CDS encoding PspA/IM30 family protein, with translation MGILKRFKDIMASNINPLVDKADNPEKMINQYLKKLNLDFGAVKAETASVLAEEQRARRALNECKSDINKMHRYAVKALENGNEDQARNFLERKSALATKELELQASYDLASANSIKMKQLREKLSTDIHLLETQFSAIKGNSMAAKSQQRVNSSAFNDMEEKANFALDEAAALAELRKDPFEELDRTVVTKENKLDIDVELNNIKEQLGDGK, from the coding sequence ATGGGAATTTTGAAGCGATTCAAAGATATCATGGCAAGCAATATTAATCCATTAGTTGACAAAGCGGATAACCCTGAAAAAATGATTAATCAATACTTAAAAAAACTTAATCTTGATTTTGGTGCAGTTAAAGCAGAAACAGCTTCCGTCTTAGCTGAGGAACAACGGGCAAGAAGAGCACTTAATGAATGCAAATCCGATATAAATAAAATGCATCGATATGCTGTAAAAGCATTGGAGAATGGCAATGAGGATCAGGCAAGGAATTTCCTTGAACGAAAATCTGCACTTGCTACAAAAGAATTAGAGTTGCAAGCTTCATATGATTTAGCCTCGGCCAATTCAATAAAAATGAAACAACTCCGTGAAAAACTTTCTACTGATATCCATTTGTTAGAAACTCAATTTTCAGCAATTAAAGGCAATTCAATGGCTGCTAAATCTCAACAAAGAGTCAACTCATCCGCTTTTAATGATATGGAGGAAAAAGCGAATTTCGCCTTAGACGAAGCAGCGGCTCTTGCCGAGTTAAGGAAAGATCCTTTTGAAGAGTTGGATAGAACAGTAGTAACCAAGGAAAATAAACTTGATATTGATGTAGAATTAAATAATATAAAAGAACAATTAGGGGACGGAAAATAA
- the thpR gene encoding RNA 2',3'-cyclic phosphodiesterase encodes MSGIPHYFIAIQLSEAIQEYFSNWEGELKQRLPYKQWTTKQDLHITLKFLGPVDDNKLSTLKSELANNLNDIAKISILVGTIGTFGKPDRPRVLFADVQKTSSLLNLQKNVEKSAGNAGFIKEKRPYKPHITLAKKWNGEENQRFSELLDVQDKKYRELQSMLIEEVVLFKIHPEQNPKYEIIDRYILK; translated from the coding sequence TTGTCTGGAATACCGCATTATTTTATCGCGATTCAATTATCAGAGGCAATACAGGAATATTTCTCCAACTGGGAAGGAGAATTAAAACAAAGACTACCGTATAAACAATGGACAACAAAGCAAGATTTGCATATTACACTTAAGTTTCTTGGTCCTGTAGACGATAATAAATTAAGCACTTTGAAAAGCGAGCTAGCCAATAATCTTAATGATATAGCAAAAATATCTATACTGGTTGGCACTATTGGGACATTCGGAAAACCTGATAGACCAAGAGTATTATTTGCAGATGTTCAAAAAACGTCTTCATTATTAAATCTACAAAAGAATGTGGAAAAATCAGCAGGAAATGCAGGATTCATAAAGGAAAAACGGCCATACAAACCCCACATAACCTTGGCAAAAAAGTGGAATGGAGAAGAAAATCAACGGTTCAGTGAATTGCTGGATGTTCAAGATAAAAAGTATCGCGAGTTGCAGAGTATGCTTATAGAAGAAGTCGTTCTGTTCAAAATACACCCAGAACAAAATCCTAAATATGAAATTATTGATAGGTATATACTTAAATAA
- a CDS encoding TPM domain-containing protein has protein sequence MKRKLSFSLIFSFIVLLFFFALLPSGTLAATDSKQRIYDYANLLTEEEKSQLEKLASEYGSENETDFVILTTNDTEDKDIVPYMQDFYDAQALGYDKPHGNTAILTLDMKSRDVYLAGFYKAEEYLSDSRLNQIRNKIMPDLSNGNYYDAFTTFMETSAYYMGISPWINPELFVFKLWFQILAPIALAAIIVGLMAFNSGGRVTVNERTYLNTAQVNRRKDRYIRTAVTKTRKPSNNKSSGGGGGRTGGGHSHSGSRGSF, from the coding sequence ATGAAGAGAAAATTATCCTTCTCGCTTATTTTTTCATTTATTGTTCTCCTATTCTTCTTCGCATTATTACCTAGTGGGACCTTAGCAGCGACAGATTCAAAGCAAAGAATCTATGATTATGCTAACCTGTTAACTGAGGAAGAAAAGAGTCAATTAGAAAAATTGGCCAGTGAATATGGTTCTGAAAATGAAACAGACTTTGTCATTTTAACTACAAATGATACAGAGGACAAAGATATTGTCCCATATATGCAAGACTTCTACGATGCACAAGCACTAGGTTACGACAAGCCACATGGTAATACTGCAATTTTAACACTTGATATGAAGAGCAGAGATGTATATTTAGCTGGATTTTATAAAGCAGAGGAATATTTAAGCGATAGCAGATTAAATCAAATTCGCAATAAGATTATGCCTGATTTATCAAATGGAAACTATTACGACGCATTCACTACTTTTATGGAAACCTCAGCTTATTATATGGGAATCAGCCCTTGGATTAACCCTGAACTGTTTGTTTTCAAGCTCTGGTTTCAAATCCTAGCACCGATTGCCTTAGCAGCAATCATTGTTGGTCTAATGGCATTCAATTCAGGTGGAAGAGTAACCGTTAATGAACGAACCTATTTAAATACAGCACAAGTCAACAGAAGAAAAGATCGTTATATAAGAACAGCAGTAACCAAAACAAGAAAACCATCAAATAATAAAAGCAGTGGCGGTGGAGGCGGAAGAACCGGCGGCGGCCACTCACATAGCGGAAGCCGTGGAAGTTTTTAA
- a CDS encoding TFIIB-type zinc ribbon-containing protein codes for MVIQYKCPNCGGEMIFDSKSGLLTCQSCGRTDNIEGFSDEYITKTFSDEEAKEYQCENCGAVIITDADTTATSCSFCGAAVVLGDRLSGILAPARVLPFTISKEEAKTAFQKWCKNGRLTPKDFMEANRIKGITGIYVPFWLYDLNSDAKVDAVGTKVRTYSRGDYNYTETKYYDIYRDIDLNFQKVPVDASEKLNDELMDKLEPFDYNSLKEFKTPYLAGYIAEKYNYDDNEMLPRVKAKVDKYIDSYIHSTISGYQSVRYNNKRINTKSKNSYYVLLPVWMFYYDYNKSEHIFAMNGQTGKVVGKPPLSFGRIAAWFGSIAGGGFITLKVIQWLLLGGLL; via the coding sequence ATGGTAATTCAATATAAATGTCCTAACTGTGGTGGGGAAATGATTTTTGACAGTAAAAGCGGACTGCTAACTTGTCAAAGTTGTGGCAGAACTGACAATATTGAGGGATTTTCTGACGAATATATTACAAAGACCTTTTCAGATGAAGAGGCAAAAGAGTACCAATGTGAAAATTGTGGTGCCGTTATAATAACTGATGCCGATACTACCGCTACTTCCTGCAGTTTCTGTGGTGCTGCCGTAGTTCTCGGTGATCGCTTATCCGGAATATTAGCACCTGCCAGAGTACTTCCCTTTACCATTAGTAAAGAGGAAGCAAAAACAGCCTTTCAGAAATGGTGTAAAAATGGAAGACTAACGCCTAAAGATTTTATGGAAGCAAACCGCATTAAAGGTATAACTGGGATATACGTCCCTTTTTGGTTATACGATTTAAACAGTGATGCCAAGGTTGATGCGGTTGGTACTAAGGTTAGAACCTATTCAAGAGGAGATTATAACTATACAGAAACCAAATATTACGATATCTACCGCGATATCGACCTTAATTTTCAAAAAGTACCTGTCGATGCATCTGAAAAATTAAATGATGAACTGATGGATAAACTAGAACCATTTGATTACAACAGTTTAAAGGAATTTAAAACGCCCTACCTAGCTGGTTATATTGCAGAGAAATACAATTATGATGATAATGAGATGCTGCCAAGAGTGAAAGCTAAAGTAGATAAATACATCGATTCATATATTCACTCTACGATTTCAGGCTATCAATCTGTAAGATATAATAATAAAAGAATTAATACGAAGAGCAAGAATAGTTATTATGTACTTTTGCCTGTCTGGATGTTTTATTACGATTACAATAAGTCAGAACATATTTTTGCAATGAATGGGCAAACAGGAAAAGTAGTTGGCAAACCCCCTCTTAGTTTCGGTAGAATTGCTGCTTGGTTCGGAAGTATTGCTGGTGGCGGTTTTATTACACTCAAGGTAATTCAATGGCTATTATTAGGAGGTTTGTTATAA
- a CDS encoding putative polysaccharide biosynthesis protein, which translates to MSNIVRSSMLLTGATFLSKFLGMIYLIPFNALVGAEGGALYSFAYVPYTIMLSISTIGLPLAMSKIVSKYNALGDYETGRRMFKHGTNLMLFTGIISFLILFFGAEILAHGFIEENSSNTITVADVTKVIRMVSFALIIIPAMSIVRGFFQGYESMGPTAISQVVEQLARILFVLISVFIVIKVLGGTIATAVGFATFGAFIGAIASAFVLILYWRYRKPYLDRQLEHQKFSSNHTTKDLFKELFSYAGPFIIVALATSLYQLVDQFTFQRAMIAAGFEDIWEVALGSINTYGHKLVILPGTIATGLSLAILPALTKTFAQKNMVMVHQQINQALQIVLVLVIPAVVGLVALAKEAYGALYGLEDIEITGTLMAWYAPVGLLFALFTVTASILQGINQQNYTVFSLLGGLLAKVLLNAQLIHMFGAKGSIIGTALAVGIAVAMNLWRIKIAVRFSFRQIRKRTLLIGIFSAIMCIVIWLIKLVIGIFIDYEESRLGMIIMLILGVGLGGGVYLWLAYSSTLIERVFGGRVPLVGKIKGKLNKLRARSNK; encoded by the coding sequence ATGTCGAATATTGTAAGAAGTTCTATGTTGCTTACCGGTGCAACATTTTTATCCAAATTTCTAGGAATGATCTATCTTATCCCATTTAATGCACTGGTCGGTGCAGAAGGTGGTGCATTATACTCCTTTGCGTATGTACCGTATACAATTATGTTAAGTATATCGACAATTGGTTTACCACTGGCAATGTCGAAAATAGTGTCGAAATATAATGCATTAGGTGATTATGAAACTGGAAGACGAATGTTCAAACATGGAACGAACCTAATGTTATTTACTGGAATTATCTCATTCTTAATCTTGTTTTTTGGTGCTGAAATCTTAGCACATGGATTTATAGAAGAGAATTCCAGTAATACAATCACTGTAGCGGATGTTACTAAGGTAATTCGAATGGTAAGCTTTGCTCTAATTATTATTCCAGCGATGAGTATCGTTCGTGGTTTCTTTCAAGGTTATGAATCAATGGGTCCTACAGCTATTTCGCAAGTCGTTGAGCAACTTGCTCGAATATTATTTGTCTTAATTTCTGTGTTTATTGTTATTAAAGTTTTGGGTGGCACGATTGCTACAGCGGTTGGGTTTGCAACGTTCGGTGCATTTATTGGTGCAATTGCTTCAGCTTTTGTACTGATTCTTTATTGGAGATATCGTAAGCCATATCTCGATCGTCAGTTAGAGCATCAAAAATTCTCAAGTAATCACACGACAAAAGATTTATTTAAGGAATTATTTAGTTATGCTGGTCCTTTTATCATTGTTGCTCTTGCTACCTCTTTGTATCAATTGGTCGATCAATTTACATTTCAACGTGCGATGATAGCAGCAGGATTTGAGGATATTTGGGAAGTTGCACTTGGCTCAATCAATACGTATGGTCATAAATTGGTAATTTTACCCGGTACGATTGCAACAGGGCTTTCTTTAGCAATTTTACCAGCGTTAACAAAGACCTTTGCACAGAAAAATATGGTAATGGTACACCAGCAAATTAATCAAGCATTGCAAATTGTACTTGTTCTTGTAATTCCAGCAGTTGTTGGCCTTGTTGCATTAGCAAAAGAAGCTTACGGTGCATTATACGGTTTAGAAGATATTGAGATAACTGGTACATTAATGGCGTGGTATGCACCAGTCGGACTTTTATTTGCCTTATTTACTGTAACAGCATCCATTTTACAAGGAATTAATCAACAGAATTATACGGTGTTTAGTTTATTAGGCGGGCTGCTAGCTAAAGTGTTATTAAATGCTCAATTAATTCATATGTTCGGTGCAAAAGGATCAATAATAGGAACAGCGTTAGCAGTAGGGATTGCTGTAGCAATGAATCTTTGGCGGATTAAAATAGCGGTTAGGTTCTCTTTTCGTCAAATTAGGAAGCGAACATTGCTAATTGGAATATTCTCAGCTATTATGTGTATCGTTATTTGGCTTATAAAGTTAGTTATTGGTATTTTTATTGATTATGAGGAATCACGTTTAGGAATGATAATTATGCTTATCCTAGGAGTCGGATTAGGTGGAGGAGTTTATTTATGGCTCGCCTATTCATCCACTTTAATAGAAAGAGTTTTCGGCGGTCGTGTACCACTTGTTGGTAAGATAAAAGGAAAACTAAATAAATTACGAGCTAGGTCTAATAAATAA